The following coding sequences lie in one Arthrobacter sp. SLBN-122 genomic window:
- a CDS encoding Gfo/Idh/MocA family protein produces the protein MNNQQAIDRQAPTPGDEPRELRVGVVGIGWAGQQHLRAYSELDGVRIVSLAGMEQELRDSLQAEYAIPNGFGRWEEMLDHGGLDTISVAVPTFLHAPIAIAALERGIHVLSEKPIARNAVEGQAMVDAARKAGRVLDVAFNHRRRGDIQALKEVIDAGGLGRPYYAKASWLRRSGIPTLGSWFTNPELAGGGPLADIGVHALDYALHLLGEPKVVAVSAATHSELGPQGRGGGNRYTAQATSHAFEVEDFASAFLRLEGGRTLLLEAGWATYRETDDLLDFTVYGSDGGAELKVKGAPFPPVGQLRVFTDKEGESADYVPAVLPGRAHDAVVEDFVTAVRGGEAVWAGHDGSLALYRAQIIDACYQSALEQREVRL, from the coding sequence GGCCAGCAGCACCTGAGAGCCTATTCGGAGCTGGACGGCGTCCGCATCGTGTCGCTGGCGGGAATGGAACAGGAACTGCGCGACTCCCTGCAGGCCGAGTATGCCATTCCCAACGGCTTTGGCCGCTGGGAAGAGATGCTGGACCACGGCGGCCTCGACACCATCAGCGTGGCAGTTCCCACCTTCCTGCACGCCCCGATCGCCATCGCCGCCCTGGAGCGGGGAATCCATGTGCTGAGCGAGAAGCCCATCGCGCGCAACGCCGTCGAGGGCCAGGCCATGGTGGACGCAGCCCGCAAGGCCGGACGCGTCCTGGACGTGGCCTTCAACCACCGCCGCCGCGGCGACATCCAGGCGCTCAAGGAAGTGATCGATGCCGGCGGGCTGGGCAGGCCCTATTACGCCAAGGCGTCCTGGCTGCGCCGCTCCGGCATCCCCACCCTGGGCAGCTGGTTCACGAATCCGGAGCTCGCCGGCGGCGGACCGCTGGCGGACATTGGCGTGCATGCGCTGGACTACGCCCTGCACCTCCTCGGTGAACCGAAGGTGGTGGCCGTGTCCGCCGCCACGCATTCAGAGCTGGGCCCGCAGGGCAGGGGCGGTGGAAACCGGTATACTGCGCAGGCCACCAGCCACGCCTTCGAGGTGGAGGACTTCGCGTCAGCGTTCCTCCGGCTTGAAGGCGGTAGGACGCTCCTCCTCGAGGCCGGCTGGGCCACCTACCGGGAAACGGACGACCTGCTCGACTTCACCGTCTACGGCAGCGACGGTGGCGCAGAACTGAAGGTGAAGGGCGCACCGTTCCCGCCGGTGGGCCAGCTCAGGGTCTTCACGGACAAGGAGGGCGAATCCGCCGATTACGTGCCGGCCGTGCTGCCTGGCCGGGCGCACGACGCAGTGGTGGAAGACTTCGTTACGGCGGTGCGCGGCGGCGAAGCAGTGTGGGCCGGGCACGACGGTTCCCTGGCCCTGTACCGTGCCCAGATCATTGACGCGTGCTACCAGTCCGCACTGGAGCAGAGGGAGGTTCGACTCTAA
- a CDS encoding ThuA domain-containing protein, which produces MNGKLRIRVWNEGVHEAINEPSHIGEIYPDGIHGAIAAGLRSHFPDADITTAVLATDDEHGLDEEVLAETDVLLWWGHMAHAEVGDAVVERVHRHVLGGMGLIVLHSGHFAKIFTKLLGTSCSLAWRNDGERELVWTVKPSHPIAEGVDSPIVIPEQEMYGELFDIPDPDDLIFISSFAGGEVFRSGVTFTRGKGRIFYFSPGDQEYPVYHHPQVQRVLANGVKWAAQPGLQRSAAEVTNPAREWFGEEMRH; this is translated from the coding sequence ATGAACGGCAAACTGAGGATCCGGGTGTGGAACGAGGGCGTCCACGAGGCCATCAACGAGCCCTCCCACATCGGGGAGATCTACCCCGACGGCATTCACGGCGCCATCGCCGCGGGCCTTCGCTCCCACTTTCCGGACGCAGACATCACGACGGCGGTCCTGGCCACCGACGACGAACACGGCCTTGACGAGGAGGTGCTCGCTGAAACGGACGTCCTGCTGTGGTGGGGCCATATGGCCCATGCCGAGGTGGGCGACGCCGTCGTGGAACGCGTCCACCGGCACGTGCTCGGCGGAATGGGCCTGATCGTGCTCCATTCCGGACACTTCGCGAAGATCTTCACCAAGCTCCTGGGCACCAGCTGCTCGCTGGCCTGGCGCAATGACGGCGAGCGCGAGCTGGTGTGGACCGTCAAGCCATCGCACCCCATCGCCGAGGGCGTGGACAGCCCCATCGTCATCCCCGAGCAGGAGATGTACGGGGAACTGTTCGACATCCCGGACCCGGACGACTTGATCTTCATCAGCTCCTTCGCGGGCGGCGAAGTGTTCCGTTCGGGTGTCACCTTCACCCGCGGCAAGGGCCGCATTTTCTACTTCAGCCCGGGCGACCAGGAGTACCCGGTGTACCACCACCCGCAGGTCCAGCGGGTCCTCGCCAACGGCGTGAAGTGGGCCGCGCAACCGGGGCTACAGCGTTCAGCCGCGGAAGTGACCAACCCTGCCCGGGAGTGGTTCGGGGAGGAAATGCGCCATTGA
- a CDS encoding cupin domain-containing protein: MPAVTVTNLESKSFNEPDEKRRPPKTEVDVVNIGGATLGRFTFEPGWRWSETVKTVVKTDSCQNNHLGFCTSGTLTVQLNDGTQQTIHAGDAYSIPAGHDAWVENDEAFVGYEVMSAAEYAKPA; this comes from the coding sequence ATGCCTGCAGTAACGGTCACGAACCTCGAATCCAAATCCTTCAACGAACCTGACGAGAAGCGCCGCCCGCCCAAGACCGAGGTGGATGTGGTCAACATTGGCGGCGCAACCCTGGGACGTTTCACCTTTGAGCCCGGCTGGCGCTGGTCTGAAACCGTCAAGACCGTGGTCAAGACGGACAGCTGCCAGAACAACCACCTCGGGTTCTGCACCTCCGGCACCCTGACGGTGCAGCTCAACGACGGAACGCAGCAGACCATCCATGCCGGCGACGCCTATTCCATCCCGGCCGGGCACGACGCCTGGGTGGAAAACGATGAGGCGTTCGTGGGTTATGAAGTCATGAGTGCAGCCGAGTACGCCAAGCCCGCCTGA